GAGTGGCTAGGGTGAGAGAGAATTGAAGAAGAGAAAGGGTGGGTGTTCTTCCGATGGGTTTTCTGATTTCGACAACAGCAGCGAGTGAAACCAATAATAGTAGCTTCACCTCGTCGTCCTAGTTATGTCTATAGTGTTGGTTTTTTGAGAGGAGGAGTCAGAAGATCGAAACGAGGAGAAGAAGTCATGCAATTCTCAACCATGATTCGGTATTCCGACAAGCTTTGATTTCATATGAGGTTCTGTTCATTTCATGCTCACTGTTTCTGGTGGGGATTTTAATTGTCTTTCTTATATGAATTTGGAGAAAGGATTTGAATTAATTGAAGAGGTTGAACTGCACATCTTGTTAGTATGAGACCTCATTCATTTGTAGTGGTGTCTGATTATGGAGAAGATGTTCAATAGGTTGGATTCTGATCAAGGGAATTAGTATGTTGAAAAAATATTCATGTCGGTCTTGAAATGAAGCTTGTGTACGTATAAACGAAGAGAGAACGTTGGTGGTTGTGAAATTGGGATTTATTAGGAAATAACAATTTGGAGTAGTCATTCGAAGGTTGAATTGTATTGTCTAAGATTAAAGAAGAGTAGTTGagctatataatttttttcatgatTGTAGGTTGACTTGGTAAATGGAATAGTTGGGCAAGAGGTAGGTCGGTCACCTTGGGTTCTGTAGAGAAAAGGATATTGATTAATAGTTAAAGTTATGAAGTTGGCTTGATAATTAAGGTCACTGGTGATCCTACTTTGTGTTGTTGATTATGGCttaaattctgaaaataagaaggTTGGGTGATTGGCGGAGTTGGGTAACTGAAAGATTGAATGAGTTGGTATTAGAGGTTTATGTTTCCTTTTGGTTTCCCTGATTTTGTTAGATTTTGTGGCACTATGGAGGGAAATTATTCAATGCACCAAGTGCAATGAACCAACATTTATTATACAATTTCAACCATTTATATCTATAAATATTCATTTTTAATGATAAAatgtatttttaattaaatttgacCGTTCATTTAAGTTGGTATAAGTACATCTCAGTGTTCTGAATAAGCTCCTCACTATTGAAGCAAGCATAAGTTGGTATAAGTACATCTCAGTGTTCTGAATAAGCTCCTCACTATTGAAGCAAGCATGAACTTTGGTGTTCACAACCATGATGGGAGAGTACAGTTATGCTACAACAGCATATAATTGGTGCGTATAGACTTTAGGGTCTCCATAGCAAATTCCAAGACTGGATCAATACGTATAATTCGGTGACAGTTGATAACTAACGGGCTCGACTTAAAGTGAAGAAATCGAAAAACATCCAGGAGTCCCGAGTAGTTCTGGAGCTTTCTACCTACAATTAGTTGGTGTGGGTTACTCATAAACCTTGAGCAGAGGAGACATTAAAAGCCCCATCAATCGACTTACACTCATTTAAAATTCTTAATTTCATTGAGGTAACATTGAATAATTAGTGACTGCTCGTGctatatgaaatatatgtttttgagTTACAGAATGAAAGTTTTGGCAGGTTTATTATTAATGAACAAAGATAGAGTTTTCCCTTGATTTATTTCTCCTTTATCATCATAGCCTAGCTAGTTTGGATTTtgagagaagttgaaaaattaCATTGCTTGACCAAAATTCGTTGGTACAAATCTCAACTTAACAACATTGAAGTTAACACAATCCTAGGATATTTCAGGGTATATTGTTATGTTCCTTGACTCTTTTGGTTGAGTTTAGTCAAATGAGGCTCAAGTCTTATCGAAGCGTGATAAAAATACCACGATGTCAAGAAATGTGAATTAGAGATAATTGGTTAGAGTAATGCTCTTGCGGTGTCTTCTTTGCCTTTACCAAGGGCCGGCCTCCtgttaaaacaaaacaaataatgcAAACCGCCTCCAAGCAGAGAATCACCAGTACCATTAGAAGTCGTTTCGAACGGTTTTAGACATAGAAACCAACTGTTTGAAGGCTAGACGTGTACTCACTTAACAATGTAGAAATGGACCATTTCATGGAAGATCATCATTTAATTGCTTATGAACCCATTCCTCATAATCTTGTAGGAGTTGTTGCAAAAGCAGTGGTACTAGCCTATCCAGTAATGCTTGTATCATTCTGCATTGTAATCACAGCCACAATGTGAGTGGGGCTCTAGCCATTGTAAATACTACAATCTAGAGAGTGAATCACTTACAAGTTTCCCGGACGCTCAACAGCTGATACTGGCATCATGGTAAAAGGGTGTGTATAGATCTGCATGTAACATATGATGTTGAAACATATAGGCCAAAGCTTAAGTTGTTCGAGAATGGACTAAGATGCACATCAAGCTAACAGAAGTTGCATACTGATATTGTAGGTTTCTAAGCAGGAAGAAGAGAACAAAGAAGGTCGTTTAGGGGAAGATAGACAACCTCAAGGGTGAGCTTTAGGTTCACATCAACTTCCAGAAACGATTCAGAGTCGTCTGTTCCCCACGACATGTGGTTTGTCATTATTGCTGTGGATAGAAATCATACTCATACTTTGCATTACTGTAATACATAATAAGGTCCTTGCTGCAAGCATTATATCTGATATCCTAGggacatatatgtatatccaTGGTGAAAACTTGACTTGCCATCTCAAATGTGAAATTTAGTAGGAAACAATGGCAGGTTCTCAACAATTTATGAGCATTTGTTGAACTCTTAAGCTTCAAATTAGGGAGTTGAATCTGATGAGGACAagggaaagaaacaaaattaaagaGTCTCACCAAACCTTATTCACCTGAAAAACGGCTGTTTTGTCGTTCAACGGCTTGTGAACCCTCAAACTGCAAACCATATTGGTAAAGTTTTAAGCAAGCAATTTTACATGAACTTCAACTTTTGTAATGAGCTTATGCATTTGAACATTCAAAAGACAACAAATGCATTTGTTTATGACCAAGTGAGCAATCcaatcatctatttttcactAGTAGAAGTCCAGTTTCATatgtatatgaatatatatatggaatgTAAAACACAGTTTCTCACCATGCAAGAGAGCATCTCAACCATACAATCCTCATTGGTTGGCTTAACTCTTAAATCCACCACAGGGGAAGCTTCAAAATTTAAAAGTTTAAGCTTAGGCAAAGCGCATCTGCAATAACAGGGAACTAGTTTTGATGATTTGAGAATACATGGAATCACACATTAAAAGTTCACAAGTTCGCAAAAGCAACAAAATTTAAGGAAAAGGACTGACCTGTAAGTATCAGTACCAAGGGGTTCAAAACTTTGCAGAGCTCGAGTATTGAGCATGTCTTCAGTTCCTGATGGGTGGCTTAGAAACTCTCTTATGTGAAATCTGTCATCATCAAAACTTGGTAGCTTAATTCGTTCCTTCTTTGCAGCACACAAATTTGCTTTCTTTGCATATGATTCAGAACCCAAATTTGCTTCTTTAGTTATTACCCTTATCACTTGAACTCTcttcctgaaaaaaaaattatatatatatatatatattaaacaaTTGCCCTTAAGTAGGACCTGTTATATAAATAGCAATTGCACCAAAAATTTAAGGTGAAGAGAAGGAACCTGGTATTGAAAGTTGGAGTAGTAGGAAATGGTAATGAAGTAAAGCCTTGTAGTTGTTCATGCCACTTGATACTTAGTGACATGATTATAACCTTTGCTGCTAATGTATTATTGTTAAGTATATAAAATCTTGTATAGAGTTCTAATTGAAAAATGGGAGAATACAGAAGGGGAAAAGAAATTCACCAGAATTTTGTTCTCTGAAAAGCTTCTTTGTTTTCCAGCTATGCAGTTTTGTGTGCAATATTGCGGAAATGCCACTGGGATTGCAGGGGACCATGCAGATATTCAGATAAGGTAGAAGTGGATTCTGGAAAGGCCTTGACAAATCAGCTCTCACAGTAAATTATATGCACTTTTGAAGATTGTGTTACCACAATTTTGTGAGAAAAatgtatccaaaaaaaaaattgtgagaAAAACTTACAGGTTACCAATTTTGCATAAGAGTCCTAGCCGATTTATACATAGCATTGAAATAAATTCCAAGCTTGAAACTTTGATTAGCAAAGCTCAAAGAACCATCATTCCCATTCGAATAAATGTAGCACTGATCTCTTTAAATTGAAGGTTGAAATATTACGCATTCTCAACATAGATATGAAATGGGAAAAATCACAGCCAGACACTCGAAGACATGAATTCATATAAATCTACATAAAATGAGGGGGTTCCTCAAGATTTCATCAATGGCTTTCTATTACATAAAGACAGCAGTGTAGCTGATGTCACAATAGAACTCAAAACCCTGCAGCAGATAATAAGTTAAAACTAAATACATTAGCTATGGCAAACAAAGGGAAATAAAATATTGACAGTGAATGTATTACCCTTATCGGTTGGTAAAACACATAGTCACATCAGTCTAACTCCTGTCCCCAAATCCTTTTTGTCACATAAGTTCGCATTACCTACTTCATGTGAAAAAATTAGTTGTCGCAGATGGAACATGCGTGAGAACTGAAATTTCCCTGTACAATTGTCACTGGAAAATTTTCCACTTTCGCTATCTCCTCACGTAGTCGCATTTACGTGAACTTTGCATGTAAAACTTAAAAACGAATTAGAGGAACACAAAACtttccaatttaaaaaaaaaaaagaaaaaagaaaaaaagacatCAAACATTTCATGTTCGCGCGTACGTAATGTTGTCAGGCTACTGAAGCAGCCAATCATTTGAAACCCCGAAAGAAAGGCTCCTCAAGTACGTACTGTCGCACAGGAGATTCAATTCAGGCAgaattgaaatttttatttgGTAATAGGCAGAATTGAATTTGTATTGCATGTTTCGAAGACGAATCTATTGTTTCTGGTAGGAATTAATGTAGGATTGCTATCAGAACTAGAAGTCTCTTATCGAAACGGGCTGTGTCTATAATGGCGACCAGGTTTTAACCATTAATATCGGCCTGTCTTCTTATCCTTGATACAATGATATTTGTTACATACTATTGTAGCTGACTTGGTGAATCAGCACGTACCTACAGATGACAAGCCATATATGCAGCAATCTTGACGCCTGAGAAGGCTCAGAACCCTTTGCTTCATGTCAGCTAAAATTTCCAAGAAACATAAATGCAGACTGTAAGCTTATACTTTGTTGTCTCTGCTGTGACTTTTCAATTCAATACAGTTGGTAGAATAttataaaatcaaaattacTGACATGTTGATGACCATAACTTTCAAATTCTGCggtctcaactctcaagtGTATTGAAGGATAAGCTTATATAGGACCGTATTTCCATGCTGTTTGTCATGAACATAAATGATTCTCAGGTTTTTAAAGTACGTTGAAAACTCTAGCTAGAGATGGAAAATGTACATCATATATAAAATACTTTTGGAAGGAAACCACATTAGATGACAATTCAGAGTTGCTTTGATAAGTGAAAATAGTCCTTCAATAAAACTTGAAATCTTACCTACAAACAACCAAGGTTTTCACTGATAAAACTCATAAACAAGAAATAATTTCAGAACACGCAGGCCTTCTtggctgcggaggtccgcaccaatggttttggtgcggatttccatttttgcatcactttttgatcaaattttctcatcttcacagtctagtatctagataatattgtgtagatcatctttgaaaaaattcagaaaattttgtaattattaaggctttcaaaattgagtttttctgttaaaaacatgaacggttcatgtttgacagaattcagtccgttcatttgtttttagattttgagggccttaatgatcatcaaattggctgaaattttgtataaatgATCTACACTATATTATCTAGATAGTAGACGGTGAAGATGAGAAAATCGATCTAAAAGTGATGCAAAAATAGAAATCTgcaccaaaaccattggtgcgGGCCTCCGCACCTGAGAAATATCCTCGGAACATGATCTATGCTATGAAAATTGATTAGTAGATCGAGTACCCCATACTCTATAGCATTATTAGGTTACTCATATATTGCCATGGTGCAACAATGGGACTGATTCATATTGTATAATCTACTCCAAGAATTTTGAAAACCAAGTCGTAGTTtggtttatttttaaattcattGCGGAAATAAGAGGTTGTACTTTAATAGTTTTGATTATAAGAGAATGGCTGATGAATTTTGACATGTATCACATTGGATTGGCATAATTGTATCTGTCGTTTATATTGGTTGGTCCTGTTCTGTTCCCTAGCTTGTTATTGTATAGGGATGTTGATGGAGATTCTTTCACATACATTATTGATTATTGTATACTCTGCAATGTGATTTTCATCTTGTTGTGATATATAAAATCACACATGATATGAAGCTGAATTATAAAGAAACCCGTGAAGTATTATCTGTCGTCTACCTTATTGAAAATGAAAGCGATACATATAGTCATGATAAAGTCACCTCTCCTATGTAGGGTCATATTGATACAATTATTTTACATTATGGAACATCACAGTTTGATTGTGATTCTTGACCTACACTCTTTTACAACCCCGTGAAACACCCAGTTCCAATATCAGTACAAGTACGTTTATTCAAATTGATAGATAGATCTGTACGTGAACCCTGAACTGTTATAGATTTACACGTGTGTGCACAATGCTAAGGAAAACACTTCCTATTCAAATTGATCGACAAAGGTCTACTGCATATTAGAAGAGCTCTagtttataactttatatcTCTATATTGTGATTTAGCTAAAAGAATTAAGAAAATAAGTAGCTTATAATTTGCACAAGGTGAGAAAGTGAATAAGTAGACCCTAAATCAGTGATCATCTTCACTGATCATAAAACCTGGCGCTACATTTTCCTTGACTTGCAAGACTTCGTCTAAACCAGTTTCAAACTATAATTGTGTTCCAAATGCACAGTGCAATGAAAGCCACAGTCCATTCCGAATTAGATATCTGCAAATAGCAAGCAGGAAATCTGCTGACAGTTGAGGAGAACAGCAAAATTAACAAGTGGAGGAGGTCCCTATCTATCAATCcgaataaaaaggaaaatagtAATTAACAAGGAGCAATCTCTATCATGTTATGCAAGATTGCTAAAAGTGCTCTTAGAAAATTAGAAACGCTCAATTCTTTGAGGAAGTGGGGTCTTGATAATCTGAAGAATTTGCGCAACTTCTGCCATGGTTGGTCTGCAAGATGGTATCTGAGAAGTGCACACCAAGGCCAACTTGAAGACGGGTAGGACTTCATCTTCGGGATACTCCCCCATGGTAACATCAATGCATCCCAACACATTGCCTTGTTCAAGTAAAACCTTCACATGATCGCTTAATATCACAACATTGTCTTCCCCATATTCCACTGGCCTTCTACCAGTGACAAGCTCAAGGATCAACACACCGAAACCATACACATCACATTTCTCATTCACCCTTAGGCTCTGGCAAGCCAGCTCCGGCGCCACATACCCTAGTGCGCTCTGAAATCGGTTACTCACTACATGCCTGTCGATCTTGGTTAGTAGCCTTGCAAGCGCAAAATCTGAAATCTTCGGGTTGAGGTTTTCATCGAGCAATATGTTACTTGGCTTTATGTTGTAGTGAATGATGGGAGGGCGGAaagaatgcaaatgagaaagtCCCTTTGCTGTTCCAAGCAGGATTTTGAATCTTTCATCCCATGAAAGAGGTGAACTTGAATGAAGCCTATCATGGAGCTTGGATTGCAGACTGCCATTGGGGGCATACTCATTTACAAGTAGCTGCATCTGTGGAGTCCAGTAGTACCCTTTCAATGCGACTAAATTCGGGTGTCTCGCCTTCCCAAGGACTCGAACTTCTCTGTCAAAGTCTTCAAGACATTGGAGTATGTTTGTTGTCACTAGCTTTTTGATTGCCACCATTCTCCCCTGAGCTCCCAGTGGAACTTTGTAGACTGTCCCAAAGACTCCTTCCCCAAGCTCAGAGGCCTTGTTTAGTAGTGCATCAGGACTGCTGATCCATTCCGGCGATGACCTTGAGTCGAACAGAATGAGCTTCCCTGATGCCAAACTACTCGACCGTGAAGACATCGAGCACATGCTTTCCAAGGCAGTTTCCACAAATGCAGGCCTCCTTCTTGCAGATGCATTTAGAAGGCTAATGACAATTACTCCAACAGCAATCAGAGTAGCAGCTGAAATAGCCACAATAGCAGATATGCTAAGAAACATATGATGATGTCCATTTCTAGACTCTGAAGATTCACCATGGTATCTATGATCGCCACCACCCATTTGGTTGGGGTAGGCAGTTGGATCAAGAACAAGAGGCTTAGGAACATTCATTGTACATGGCCCCTCC
This is a stretch of genomic DNA from Argentina anserina chromosome 4, drPotAnse1.1, whole genome shotgun sequence. It encodes these proteins:
- the LOC126791502 gene encoding uncharacterized protein LOC126791502, which produces MSLSIKWHEQLQGFTSLPFPTTPTFNTRKRVQVIRVITKEANLCAAKKERIKLPSFDDDRFHIREFLSHPSGTEDMLNTRALQSFEPLGTDTYRCALPKLKLLNFEASPVVDLRVKPTNEDCMVEMLSCMFEGSQAVERQNSRFSAIMTNHMSWGTDDSESFLEVDVNLKLTLEIYTHPFTMMPVSAVERPGNLMIQALLDRLVPLLLQQLLQDYEEWVHKQLNDDLP